From the genome of Gloeocapsa sp. DLM2.Bin57:
AACAGGATTATCAGAGAAATAACCCCGATCATTAACTAAATGAGGAATAACCTCGGGAGGTAAAACAGATTTACCGCAAACTAGCACTAAATGAAGTCCTACCCCCAAATTAGGATGAGTTTTAGCTAAAGCAACCCCTTGAGTAAAAGCCTCTCCAGTCACCATTAAACTAGTACTAGTGAGAATTCCCTTCTCATGAGCTTGGATAATACCTTGATTGACTTGCTCTGAGTAACCAAAATCATCCCCATTAATAATTAATTTTCTCATGCTAAGGAATTTGAGGAGCACGAGGTTGATTACAGGTTTTAATCATTGGACCGGGTAAAATGCGATCGCCTTCCACTCCTATCGGGATACCCCGTAATTGACGTAAAGCGTTAACAGAGACGATACAATCACAGCCAAACATTTCGATCGCTGCGTAGCTTTCCTCCTCGTCAATTTCTAAAATCAAGTGTCCTTCTGGTGTTCGCTCCAAATTCTCTAATCCTGGCTCTAAAGGGGGAATTTCCCGCGTTTTAGCCACATTTTTGAGATAGTTAGCTAGATGAGCGTTGCCTTTACATTCACTACGATTACAAGGTAAGTCTAATTTAGGAACTTTTTGAGATTGATTAGCGAGGGTATTAGAATTATCTTCCGTAGCTAGAGCAGGTTTTTCTGCATCCAAACTTAATAACACCGCGGAAAAGCACAAAAATAGTGATAGTTTATACATTGTGTCACACCACTTGTTCAGTCTAGTTTATTTTATACTAATCCTAATCTGTTAACTCAGCAACCAAAGCTTTAAAGTCTTTTTGGGATTCTATTACACTTTAATTTATTTAGAAATCGATATGGAGTTCAGAAAATTTTCTCAGTACTTCTCATGAAAAAACAGGAAAAAATTATGTATTTTTAAAAAAATATTCTGACTACAGCGATTCAGCAATCCTGACTCCTTGTTATACTACTGTTTGACGTGCGGAATGTCGGTTGTAAAACATCAGGATAAAAATAAGAAATAATCTTCGAGTGGCATGATTAATTTTTTCCTTTATTTTAGGTCAATAATAACAAAGTTTAACACCTATTGCTAAGTAGCTTCAACCTTCAACACCAAGGTAATATTAGCTAATGGGGGGAATAAATAACCAAAAAAAGCATAGAATAAAATTTGGGGATGCTTCAAAAATACTTGCTTTTGAATAGGTTCAAAAAATACGTCTATGTCATTTTCTAGATAACGTGCATAAGTCCAAGTACAACGGCTATTAAGAAAAGGATATAAAGTATCATTTACCCATCTCCTGTAAAGTTTAATGGGTTTGAGTTGATAACTTGCCGCCATATTTATTAAAGCTTGTTCTGAGAAAATATGTCTATGATAAGGTTGATGTAGTTGTGGTAAAAAATATTCTGCTTTATCTAGATTAATTTCTGTAGCATTAGGAGTACCAAGGACTAAAATACCCTTTTCTGATAGACAATTTACTAATTGAGTAAAACAAGACCGAGGATCTTCAAAATGTTCAATTACATCTTGACAGATGATTAAATCGTATTTTTCATTTAAAATACTTGTATCTGCATATTCTTCTACATAAGCATCATACCCAAATACATTCACATAACCTTTGGCTTGTAAGAAAGAGATAAATAAGCCTTTGCTACATCCATAATCCAGAATTTTATCTGTTGGTTTTAAACCTACTTTAATTAGATCACTCAAACGTTTTTGATGAATACGTCGAGTAAAATTGTCTGACTTTTGCTTTGCCATGAGATAATCAACATAGAATTCGTCTAAATCAACCATTTCTTGACAGTGTAGTGATTGGCAATTCGGACAACGCCAAACCGTGAATTCTTGGTCGCGAAATTTTCTGACATTAGAACGGATTTTATGTTTAGTAACCTGTTGGCTATCCGTTTTAAACAAACATATTTTACACTCTAAATAATCACTCATCACTAGATACCTAAATTAAAAACCTTAAGATAAAAAGCTAACTCACTTTCTAAAGCTGTTTTGATATTTTCGGCTTTGCGAAACCCATGTTGTTCATCGGGAAAAGTAATATAAGTCACGGGTATTCCTTTAGCTTCTAACGCTTTAACCATTTTTTCAGCTTGATTAGGGGGAACAACTTTATCTTCTAAACCCTGAAGGAAAATTACAGGACAATTGAGTTTTTCTACAAAGTTAATGGGCGATCGCTGTTGATAAATAGCTTTTGTTTCTGGGTATGGTCCAATCAAACCATCGAGATAGCGAGATTCAAACTTATGGGTATCTTGGGCTAAAGCTTCTAAATCACTGACACCATAATAACTTGCTCCTGCTTGAAAAGTATCCCGAAAAGTCAAAGCAGCTAAAGTTGTATATCCTCCCGCACTTCCTCCAGTGATAGCGAGACGTTGACTATCAGCCTTTTGCTGTTGTACCAGATATTTAGCACCATTGACACAGTCATCTACATCAACTATACCCCAATTTCCTAATAAACGTTGACGATAGTCTCTCCCGAATCCAGTACTACCACCATAGTTAACATCAAGTACCGCAAAACCACGACTAGTCCAATATTGTAATTTTAAACTCAAACTCGCTCCCGCAGGTGCAGTAGGACCACCATGACTTTTAACGATTAGAGGTGGTAGGGAATTTTCCGGAGCTTGATAATTAGGGTTTTGAGGGGGATAATACCAACCATAAGCGGTTAATCCGTCAGTAGTAGGGAAAGATATCGCTTCAGGTAGAGAAATATAAGCCGAGTCAAGGGTTAACTCTGTAGATTTACGAATAGTCTTAGTCGTTAGTTGACGCCAATCTAACTCAATAATAGCGCTAGGTTCACTAAAAGAAGCAGCCAACAGAATTACTCTCTCTCCTTGGACTTTCACTGAGTCTATATTGGTATAGGGGATATCTAGGGTAGTAAATTCCTTAGTTTGGGTATCCAAATGAGCTAGATACCAACGTCCCTCTTGAGTATAAGCGGTAATTATATCCCTTTCACTAGCAAAACCATAAAGAGAAATGGCAAAAATCCAATGGGGATAAGCAAATTCTGCGTCCATTTCCCAAACACACTCAACCTCTCCACCAGGATTAACACGATAGAGATTCCACCAATTAGAGCGATCGCTCACGAAATAGAGTACACCATCAGGTGACCATTCAGGTTGACAGATAGACTCAGCAGATTCTCCTGCTATTTTAGTAATATCTGTTAAACTACCATCAGCATTAACAGTAGCTCGCCATAAGATAGTATGGTCCCAAGGTAGGTTAGGATGATTCCAACTTAACCAAACTAGTTGACTACCATCAGGACTTAATCTAGGTGCTGCGTAAAAATCATCTCCTGTGACTAGAGTAGTTATCTTACCTGAGTTTAAATCAATACTAACGATGCTATTTTCTGGTTCAACTCCTAGAGTGTGATTATCTTCACAGACACAGATTAAGCGATTTCTTTGACTATCAAGGATTAAATCCGCGTAACTTTGAGTAGATTCTGGAGTTAGGGGTATAGGGTTGCTATCGATTGATTGTTGATAGATACGTTGATCGCTAAAATTAACGAAAAAAACCACCCCATTCTTAACAGTAAAAGCACCTCCCCCATATTCATGTACCCTGGTACGGACATTATAAGGAGAAGGTGTAATAGTATATATCTGGCGATGCTGATCATATCTAATTATAACATTACGTCCTTGTTCTTGGGGACGCGCTTCTATCCAATAGATATCTTGATCATCAATTGCTATAGCTACTAGTCCGATTGTACCTGCTACTATTAAATCAGAGGTAATCGGAGATTGCCAAGAACCAAATGGAGCTATTTTTGTCATTTACAATATTTCCTCTAACACTACCACCGAGAAACCTTGTACCCAATAATTCATCGAGATTACTTGAGCTTGTGCTAAAGACCAATAGTTATATTCAGACTCAGCCCAAGCTGCTGTATCTATGATACAACGCCATTGACCCTGAGTATAAGGAACAGTAAAATTAATTGCTTCAGAAAACATATTGATTAATAGTAGAAAATCATGGTCTCCTACTTCGCTACCATCGATACGCAAAATCAAACAGCGATCGCCATTATTTAAGGAACTTACTCCATCACATTTAGTGAATATATAAGATACATCCTTACCAAAATCTAACAACATATCCCCATACTGATGCTGTTTTAAACCTACGTGTTGTTTACGTAGATTAGCGACATAGGTAACAAAACGAAATAAAGGGTTACAATCTTTACTACTATTAGCAGTACCGAAATTATCGTGATAACCAATACCATCAAATCCTGTAGCTACAGAATTAGGTTGATTAGTATTAATCATATTATAATTATTCCAGGTAGCGACAGAATCAATATTATAGGGATTATTATTACCATTTTGAGTTCTCCCGAATTCATCACCCCACACCACCATTGGTACACCCCGAGAGAAAAATAACAGCGTCCAAAAATTGCGTAACCTTTGTCTGCGTAGAGAGCGATCGCCATCACAATCCGAGGAATAATTCTGATCACAACCTCCATCTGAAGGACCAAAAGGGTAGGATAATTGGTTATTTTTCTGGTTATAACTAACCACATCCATCAGAGTAAAACCATCATGAGCTACGATAAAATCAATGGAACGTTGCGGCCCACCATTATCATTAAATAGACGATAATCACCGTTGAGGGTGTCAATAAAATCTAGGGTATTCCCATCACCCCGACAAAACTTGCGCACTGTATCGCGATAATTACCATTCCATTCTCCCCAACCTGAAGGAAAATTACCCACTTCATAACCCCAAATATCCCAAGCTTCAGCGATCATTTCTGCTTGATATTTGTCTCCTAATTCTTTAATATCTAACAGTAGGGGGTGTTGTTGAAAAAAGCGTTTCTGTTCTTGCCAATTTTCCCTTTCAAAAGCATTAGGAGTTCTCCCCAATACCGTAGCTAAATCGAAGCGAAAACCATCTACACCCATTTCTGTCAGCCAATAGGTGAGAGAATCAATCACTAGATTTCTAGTTATTTGAGAAGAAAAATTAAGCTGATTACCACAACCTGTCGCACCATCTACTAGATAATATTCGTTAGTTTGTTGATAATATTCGACCGCATCAAAACCACCAAAACTAGCAAAACCCGTGATATCTAAATGTCCCCAATTACCCCCTTCTCCCGTATGGTTATAGACAACATCTAAATAAACTTCTATTCCTTCTTCGTGAAAAGCTTTGACCATTTCTTTAAACTCTCTAGTTGGTCCACCAGGAGATTGATCATAAGCATAACGCCGCACAGGAGCAAAATAACCAAAAGTCATATAACCCCAATAATTTCCCTCAGCTGGAGTTTCTTGTACGGGTAAAAATTCAATAGTAGTTAAGCCCAAAGCTTTGAGATATTTAGCCAGATAAGCTGCACCAGCATAAGTTCCCCTTTTTTCTACTGGTACATTAACTACCTCTTCATAACCTGGAATACCTTTTAAAATGGTTTCTAGATTACTCGCCGAAGGGTGCATAGTTAAGCCTTTGAGATGAGTTTCATAGATAGCCGCTTTTTCTGGTGGTAAATAGGGTCTTTTGCCTGTAGAACTGTGCTCAGGTGCTAAAATAACCCCTTTAGGTGACCATTTCCCCGTATCGTACTCTCTAGAGATAACCCCATTGTAAATTAACCCTCCTGTGGCGTACATTGCTGAAGCTTTGCGATCGTGGGAGATTTCCCTAGTATAAGGATCATAGAGTACTTTGTTAGGGTTAAAGCGATTTCCTTGACTATCTACGTCTTGTTCAAAGCCAATATTACTATTACCCCTACGCCAATTAGGATCATATTGCCAATTTGGTCCCCAGCAACGAAAAGCATAAAAAGTCCCAGGAGGTATTCCCTTAATATGAGCACGCCATATGTTATCAACAGGGTTTTTGTGTAACCAATAGTCGTATTTGGCTTCTTCTCCTGTAGCTTTCTGGTAAATTTCTAGTAAAATTCTGGTGGCGTTTTTCGAGTAAACTGCAAAAGTCACATCATCGCCCAAATAATGTGCTCCTAGGGGGTAAGTGGCTTTTTGCCACTTAAACTCCTCAATCGGTGCATATTCTCCCTCTAGAGGATGTTGATAGCCAATTTGAGCTTTATTCATATTAAGATTGATTAATTGTAGCGAAAATAAGTTATTTTTTAGTTAACAACAGTGAAGCACAAAATCAGTTTATTGGGTTTAATCGGCTTGTTATCAGTTTATCCTAGTTGGGTATGGTCACAAACAGAAAATAGATATCATGATTTAGCTAGTATCTTAACCAATAATAACACCATAGATTCTAGACCTCCTTTACAATTAGTAGAGATTCAACCCCTGTCTCTCGGGATAGACGAACAGTTGTTAAGCGATCGCCAAGCTTTACTTACAGCTATTGACCATAGTTTAAAATATCTAGCTACTCCTACCGCAGCACAAGTTTATCAAGATTACCCTATCGAAGAAATAACCCTAGAAAGAGTGCGCAATTCTCTATTACGCTTTCAGGAATTATTATTACAAATCGATAATCCCGAAGAGTTACAAATAGCTGTAGAGAGAGAATTTGCTTTTTATCAAGCTATAGGTAGAGATAATCAAGGAGGGATGTTATTTACGGGTTATTTTGAGCCAATTTATCAAGGGAGTCTTGTTCCCACTCCTGAGTATCCCTACCCTCTCTATGGTTTACCCCAAGATTTCTCCCAATGGCGACAACCTCACCCCACCAGAGTAGAATTAGAGGGTAAAGATGGTTTATTAGGGAGACAAAGTCCTCTCGCAGGAACAGAGATAGTCTGGTTGCGCGATCGCCTCGAAGCTTATCTGGTTCAGGTTCAGGGTTCAGCTAGACTAGAATTAGCTGATGGTTCAATCATGACTATAGGTTATGCAGGTCGCACAGAGTACCCCTATATTAGTCTCGGCAGAGAATTAGTCAAAGATGGTCGCTTTAGGGTAGATGAATTAAGTTTACCTGTAATGATTGATTATTTTCGTAACTCTCCTGATGCTATGAATGAATATATAGCCCGCAATAATCGTTTTATCTTCTTTAAAAATACTAAAGGCTCACTTCCTGTAGGTAGTATAAATGTACCAGTCACTGCTGAACGTTCTATCGCTACAGATAAAACACTCATGCCACCTGGTGCTTTAGCTTTGATTCATACTCATATACCTGAACGTGACTCAGATGGTAACTGGTCTCATCACCGCGTAACCCGATATGTTTTAGATCAGGATACAGGAGGAGCGATAACAGGTCCAGGAAGGGTAGATGTTTTTATGGGAACAGGTCCTGAAGCGGGAGAAAGAGCAGGGAGAATGAGTGAACCTGGTACTCTCTATTATCTTTTACTCAAAGAAGAGTAACCTTAATCTCAAAAATATGTAAAAATTGTAAAGAGAAATCAACAATCAAGGATTAAAAGATCATGACTCCTTCTTTAGCAAACTTTTTTTATAGTCTCTTAGCTGGTGCACTCATAGTGGTTATTCCTGCTACAGTTGGTCTAATCTTCATCAGTCAGAAAGATAAGGTTACACGTAGTTAATTTGACTTGTCTTAATATATTGTTAGCTTAACCGCGAGAAGCCTCACACTTTACTTTCTAAGATAAGTGTGAGATGGATCGCTCTTTTTTAAAGGTATAATAAAAGAATTCAACAAAGCTTAAAATGCTGGTTGAACCAAAAAAGTGGGGATGGGCATCGCCTCACTCAAAAACGACCAATTCTCTTCAAGGGAGCGAGACGCTCCCACTACGAGAAAAGGTAAGAAGCCTACATCATAATCTTTGATTTGGTGTAGGAGTATGTCACGGATATGTAGAATACGGGAAGCAGTAATGGTAAATTTTGGATTTAACTCCGCTAATCTTTTAGGTATTTTTCTGGCTGTAGCGGGTGGTGCTCTGTATTTTGTCCGCACCATTCGACCAGAATTGTCTAGAGATCACGATATCTTTTTTGCCGCGGTTGGGTTACTCTGTGGTTTGATTCTTCTGTTTCATGGCTGGCGTTTAGACCCAATTCTACAATTTAGTCAATTTCTCTTGATTGGGTCAACGATTTTTTTTGCTATTGAAGCACTACGATTGAGAGGAAGTACCACAGAACAAGCCCGTCGCAATTCTCCCATAGTTGACGAAGATCGTCCCGTCAGTAGTCGTGTTTATCGCGCTGAATTAGAACAATTAGAAGGTTACGAAGAGGATGAAAGAGAAGAAAGTCCTCGCTTACGAGGTTATGTAGAGCCTCCTGCTCGTAAAACCAGAACTCGTCGCCCTCCAGAATCTACGACTCGTCGCACAACGCGCAGTACTAGACAAGAGTCTTCAGAACCCTATTACGACGCCTGGGAAGATTCCACCAGAGATGTTCCCCCAACTCGTAAAAGTAGGTCATCTCGTACTCGCCGACCACCTGAAACAGAAACACCCCCACGGACAAGAAAAAAATCTTCTGCTCGTGGTAATGCAGAATATGACTACTACTCGGATTATACCGAACCTACTCCTAGTGATTACGTCGATTATCAACCAATCGATTCTCCAGGAGTACCTAAAAACGAAGAACCAAGAGATAGAGGTAGGAAACCTGATTCCCAACCACCGACTAATTTCGATTACTAAATATTTCTTTAGTGCGATTGCTCTAGTCTCTCTGTCTCTGTTCACAGGTTGTAACTCAGTTAATTTGGATTCAACTGTACCAACTCTCAATAGTCGTTATCACGACCAAGATCCAGCTTTAAGTGGTGATGGAAAATTAGTGGCTTTCGTCTCTAATCGTGATGGTCCCAAGAGAATATATGTGTATAGTATAGAACGCCAAAGCCTGATTAATCTACCTGGTCTTAACTTCGGTGAAGCGATCGCCGAGTCTCCCAGTTTAAGTTATACAGGACGTTATATAATTTATATCTCTAGTATCCAAGGACGTCCTGATTTAATACTCTACGATCGAGCTACAGGAAAATCAGAATTATTGACTAGAGGTTATCGTAATTGGATACGTAACCCTCATATTAGTCCTGATGGTCGTTATATCGTCTTTGAAACCTCACGTAGGGGTCAATGGGATTTAGAAGTACTCGATCGCGGTCCTTTTGTTGAATTAGATCTACCTGATGGTATCCCCATTCCTTCTTCTTAAATGTTGACTAGGGTTCGTTTGGCTTTTTTCCTCTTGTGCAGTGTCTGTCTAACTAGTTGCGCTACATATCCCCGCTATCTGAATTTTCCCTTTGATGCTAGCGGGCGATCGCTCAATAGCACTCGTTCTGAATTAACTCCACAAATTACAGCTAAATACATTGTTTTCGCTTCCGATCGCAATGGCTCTCAAGATATCTATCTCTACGACATCAGAAGCCGGAGTTTAGTCAATTTACCTGGTTTAAACGCTCTCAACGAAATAGCCTCAGATCCCTCTATCTCAGAAGATGGACGTTATCTAGTTTATAGCGCTAGTGTTCAGGGAAGAGTTAATATTTATTTATACGATCGCGATACTCAACAAAGACGCAATCTCTCTAGTCAAATCCCAGGAGAAGTCCGCAACCCCACCATTAGCGCCAACGGCGAAGTCATCGCTTTTGAAATAGGCACTAATGGGCAATGGGATATCTATTTATGCGATCGTCAGGGTAATCCAATTTAATTTGAGTCCTCCCTTCTTCAGTATTTTTGACAAAAAATTATTAAGTTATGTTGAAAGTCAGTAGATTTCCTATTGTTAATAGGACTTAAAATTGTTATGAAAGAAGGTAGAGGCTGATCATCTTCAAGTTTTATTGAGTTCTGTCGGAGAAAAGATATGTCAAGGCGAAAACCAGCCAAGGCGATAATCAAAGATTTGCTTAACAAAGTGCAACAGCAGTTGCTCAAACTCCTCAATAGCGCACAAAAGTGGCTAAAGAAAGAGTTAAGCAAACATAGATCACGCCCAATTTGGGTGAGATGGGGATTAATTGCTTGGCGAGTAATAGAAATACTCTTAACACAAATCCAGAGAAATGTCAAACGACAATGGCAAAAGCGAGGACAATTCTGGTTATTCACCCAGAGACGCTTCTCCCGCTCGGGGTTTCTCTTACCGATGGTGTCGGTATTGTTAGTGGTTTTCTCCTTGGTAGTAGGGGCGACGTTAATGCAATCGATTAACCGCACCACAGAAGTAGCAGGTAAACGCAATGAACAAGTAGTTTATAACACAGCTACCGTGGCGATCGACCGCAGTAAAGCTAAGATAGAATATATGTTTAACGTCGATCCTCGTTGGCCCCGAGGGTTACCAGGAGACGGCAGAATTGAAGATATTTTACGTAATACATCTGACGATGACCCAGAGTTTCAATCCATAGATTTAGATCCAGCAGCACCAGGAATTCAAGATCCCTATACTTTTCCTGATGAAGAAAGGCTAGATCTAGATGGAGATGGCAGGTTTGATAACGCTTGGGTTTTTACCGTAGATA
Proteins encoded in this window:
- a CDS encoding class I SAM-dependent methyltransferase codes for the protein MSDYLECKICLFKTDSQQVTKHKIRSNVRKFRDQEFTVWRCPNCQSLHCQEMVDLDEFYVDYLMAKQKSDNFTRRIHQKRLSDLIKVGLKPTDKILDYGCSKGLFISFLQAKGYVNVFGYDAYVEEYADTSILNEKYDLIICQDVIEHFEDPRSCFTQLVNCLSEKGILVLGTPNATEINLDKAEYFLPQLHQPYHRHIFSEQALINMAASYQLKPIKLYRRWVNDTLYPFLNSRCTWTYARYLENDIDVFFEPIQKQVFLKHPQILFYAFFGYLFPPLANITLVLKVEAT
- a CDS encoding S9 family peptidase → MTKIAPFGSWQSPITSDLIVAGTIGLVAIAIDDQDIYWIEARPQEQGRNVIIRYDQHRQIYTITPSPYNVRTRVHEYGGGAFTVKNGVVFFVNFSDQRIYQQSIDSNPIPLTPESTQSYADLILDSQRNRLICVCEDNHTLGVEPENSIVSIDLNSGKITTLVTGDDFYAAPRLSPDGSQLVWLSWNHPNLPWDHTILWRATVNADGSLTDITKIAGESAESICQPEWSPDGVLYFVSDRSNWWNLYRVNPGGEVECVWEMDAEFAYPHWIFAISLYGFASERDIITAYTQEGRWYLAHLDTQTKEFTTLDIPYTNIDSVKVQGERVILLAASFSEPSAIIELDWRQLTTKTIRKSTELTLDSAYISLPEAISFPTTDGLTAYGWYYPPQNPNYQAPENSLPPLIVKSHGGPTAPAGASLSLKLQYWTSRGFAVLDVNYGGSTGFGRDYRQRLLGNWGIVDVDDCVNGAKYLVQQQKADSQRLAITGGSAGGYTTLAALTFRDTFQAGASYYGVSDLEALAQDTHKFESRYLDGLIGPYPETKAIYQQRSPINFVEKLNCPVIFLQGLEDKVVPPNQAEKMVKALEAKGIPVTYITFPDEQHGFRKAENIKTALESELAFYLKVFNLGI
- a CDS encoding glycogen-debranching protein encodes the protein MNKAQIGYQHPLEGEYAPIEEFKWQKATYPLGAHYLGDDVTFAVYSKNATRILLEIYQKATGEEAKYDYWLHKNPVDNIWRAHIKGIPPGTFYAFRCWGPNWQYDPNWRRGNSNIGFEQDVDSQGNRFNPNKVLYDPYTREISHDRKASAMYATGGLIYNGVISREYDTGKWSPKGVILAPEHSSTGKRPYLPPEKAAIYETHLKGLTMHPSASNLETILKGIPGYEEVVNVPVEKRGTYAGAAYLAKYLKALGLTTIEFLPVQETPAEGNYWGYMTFGYFAPVRRYAYDQSPGGPTREFKEMVKAFHEEGIEVYLDVVYNHTGEGGNWGHLDITGFASFGGFDAVEYYQQTNEYYLVDGATGCGNQLNFSSQITRNLVIDSLTYWLTEMGVDGFRFDLATVLGRTPNAFERENWQEQKRFFQQHPLLLDIKELGDKYQAEMIAEAWDIWGYEVGNFPSGWGEWNGNYRDTVRKFCRGDGNTLDFIDTLNGDYRLFNDNGGPQRSIDFIVAHDGFTLMDVVSYNQKNNQLSYPFGPSDGGCDQNYSSDCDGDRSLRRQRLRNFWTLLFFSRGVPMVVWGDEFGRTQNGNNNPYNIDSVATWNNYNMINTNQPNSVATGFDGIGYHDNFGTANSSKDCNPLFRFVTYVANLRKQHVGLKQHQYGDMLLDFGKDVSYIFTKCDGVSSLNNGDRCLILRIDGSEVGDHDFLLLINMFSEAINFTVPYTQGQWRCIIDTAAWAESEYNYWSLAQAQVISMNYWVQGFSVVVLEEIL
- a CDS encoding murein transglycosylase, whose translation is MKHKISLLGLIGLLSVYPSWVWSQTENRYHDLASILTNNNTIDSRPPLQLVEIQPLSLGIDEQLLSDRQALLTAIDHSLKYLATPTAAQVYQDYPIEEITLERVRNSLLRFQELLLQIDNPEELQIAVEREFAFYQAIGRDNQGGMLFTGYFEPIYQGSLVPTPEYPYPLYGLPQDFSQWRQPHPTRVELEGKDGLLGRQSPLAGTEIVWLRDRLEAYLVQVQGSARLELADGSIMTIGYAGRTEYPYISLGRELVKDGRFRVDELSLPVMIDYFRNSPDAMNEYIARNNRFIFFKNTKGSLPVGSINVPVTAERSIATDKTLMPPGALALIHTHIPERDSDGNWSHHRVTRYVLDQDTGGAITGPGRVDVFMGTGPEAGERAGRMSEPGTLYYLLLKEE
- a CDS encoding Photosystem II reaction center X protein produces the protein MTPSLANFFYSLLAGALIVVIPATVGLIFISQKDKVTRS
- a CDS encoding biopolymer transporter Tol, with the translated sequence MPNHRLISITKYFFSAIALVSLSLFTGCNSVNLDSTVPTLNSRYHDQDPALSGDGKLVAFVSNRDGPKRIYVYSIERQSLINLPGLNFGEAIAESPSLSYTGRYIIYISSIQGRPDLILYDRATGKSELLTRGYRNWIRNPHISPDGRYIVFETSRRGQWDLEVLDRGPFVELDLPDGIPIPSS
- a CDS encoding Tol biopolymer transporter periplasmic protein, translated to MCSVCLTSCATYPRYLNFPFDASGRSLNSTRSELTPQITAKYIVFASDRNGSQDIYLYDIRSRSLVNLPGLNALNEIASDPSISEDGRYLVYSASVQGRVNIYLYDRDTQQRRNLSSQIPGEVRNPTISANGEVIAFEIGTNGQWDIYLCDRQGNPI